CGGTGTGTACTGGACCAGCGGATTTCGACATGCTAACGAGGTGAATTGGCACTGATGCCTAGTGTAGCTTATCATTACGAATACATTCATTAGTTGCATTTCCATCATCGCCAAAAACCCCGCTTTTGGGACAGGCTCTAGTTACTCTCGCCCACAGGGTCAGAGTTTCCTGGTAGGTCAACACCCATGGCGTGGGGGAGGGCAGAGGTTTTTTTTCAAACCGATCATTGAAATATTGAGCTAAACAATGACGCTCAATGCTCATTGAGCATTGAGTATTGCTCATCTTTCATCCGGGCCTGGGAGAGGAGGCCCCCACTTGTTGCACCCGACAATGAAAGTCTTAAGCGTCGCCGTGCTTTTTCCTGCGATACTCGCGCCAGATTAGCAGGAACACACACAGATCAATCATGGTCAGGACAAGCAAACCCAGTGAGAATTGATGGATGATGCGGTAGGCCTGATAGCCAATGAACACGCCGATAAAAACCATCGCTGTGGGAAAGGCCCATAACTTGCCCCGCAATAAGCCTCCCCAAACCAGAAAGACTTTGACCGCCCCATGAGCCAGCAGGTACGCGCTCCCAAAGATTTTCGTGTTGGATGACAAATGGCTGACTGCCTCCCGCAAATGAGTGGCGACCCAGTCGGTCGGGTCCTCCACCAACTCATGCTGGGTCAGCATCGCCACAATCCGGTTCAGAGCGCTGCGGCTGACTGCCAGGAACAGGCCCCCGCCTATCATTTCGAAAATACCGTCGATGCCTTTAAACCAAATCCCGATTAGGTAGAATAGATGCAGAAGCTTATCGCGGGTCCAACGCCGGCGCGTTTTGCGATTTGAGCGGCGCATCGTGGTTCTCAAGTTTTGGCCAGCGGCCTCCTGCCGCTACTCTTGGGTTTGATTCACTTTGCCGCCCGCTGGTTGGCATGTTCCAGCAAGCTCACCGCGCGTAACAATTGATGGTCGTCACTGGATTGAAGTTGTGCGGGAGTCATATCCCGCTCGGCCTCCGGAAACAAAGGCGCCGCGTCATCCGGCATCGCCACCGCCACCTCCGGCTCGAGTCCTTTGTGCCAGAATGAGTGTCCGTCGGGCGTCAGCCATTCCTCGACTGCCAGCAACAAAGCTGAACCGTCGGGAAGGCCGAATTGCTCAAGAACGGTGCCGGTGCCGAAGGTTGTGCCGCCCACCAGTGTGGCCCGGTGCGCATCCCTCAGGGCCCCGGCTACAATCTCGGCGGCGCTTGCTGTGCCGTCATTAATCAGCACTACCACTGGCGTGTTGGTGGCTTGCCCCCCCTTCTCGACCGGGATGGGGGTGATATGGCCTTTGGCATCTTTGGCCAGCAGCACATTTCCGCTCGCCAGGAATTGGCTGGTCACACCGACGGCTTCATCGAGCAACCCGCCCGGGTCGTCCCGAAGGTCGAGGATAATCCCCGCTTCGGCCTCTCGCTGAATCTGAGGTAAAAGGCCGATGATATCCTTTGTGGCGCCCGCATCGAATTCGGCAATTCGCAGGTGGGCAATGGCTGTTCCAGGCAGGAGTTGCCAGGTCACTTCATGCAACTTAATAGCGGCCCTTGTTATCGTAAGCTGGCGCGCCTTTCCAGTGCGCGCGCTCAGGACAGTTAATTCGACCTGGGTCCCCGCCGGGCCGGTGATGCGCTCGACTACACGGCTGGGCGGCCAGCCGCTGATGTCCTGGCCGTTCACCTTCAGGATAACGTCTCCGGCGCGCAAGCCAGCATGCTGGGCGGGAGAGTTGTCCAGCGGCGCTACGATGACCACGTGACCGCCTTTCATCTGGATTTGAACGCCAATCCCTTTGAGCTCGCCGTGCTCCATTTCTTTGAGGTGCTTCACGGTCGATGGTGGCAGAAAGGTGCTGTGGCCGGTGTCGCCCAGGGCATCGACCATCCCGGCAATGGCGCCATAGGTCATCCGGCGCGGCTTGACGGCTGCCTGATCGACATAGCGCTGATGAATAGTCTCCCAGGCCTGCCCCAACAACGGCATGTCCAGACCATTCCTGCCAGAGAGCGTTCCCAAGGCCGTAAACCAGCCCAACCCCAGCCCGCTGACGAATAGCAGCAAGAGAAACAATGGACTGGCCAGCACGCCCCGTGGTTGGCTCTGCACGAGCATCACCCTCGCGCAATGGGTTCCCCTCAGCAATTAGGGTCTCAACCTGAGAAAGCGATGCCCCGAAAGTTATTGCCCGATTTGGCTCGCGTCACTAAGGTTGACCGTGCCTGTTCGCTTGACTATCCTGGGCAGTGGTTCCGGGGGCAATTGCGCCTATCTGGAGACCGCTGAAGCCCGTGTCCTGATTGATGCCGGGTTCAGTTTGCGGCAGATTCGCAAACGCCTCGCCAGCATTGGCCGAATACCAGAAAATTTGACGGGCATCCTCGTGACGCACGAGCACTCCGACCACGTTCAGGCCCTGGCGGCTTTCAGCGCCAAACTCCAAATCCCGGTTTATTGCAATCGCCCCACCAAAGAGGCCATCGAGTATCAGCTCCAGACCAGGCTCATCGCACGGCTGTTTACCACCGGGGCCAGCTTCGAGGTGGGCGACATGACAATCGAAACTTTTAACATCCCCCATGATGCCCAGGACCCTGTCGGGTTCCTGATTCGGACATCCGGAGGCGACATCGGCTTTTTAACGGACTTGGGTCATGCGACCAAATTGGTCATCGAACGAGTGCGCCGGGCCCATGTCCTGGTGCTCGAAGCCAATCATGACATTAAAATGCTTCAGGAATGTCCCCACCGGCCATGGAGTCTCAAACAGCGCATTCTCAGCCGCCATGGGCATCTCTCCAATGTGGCGGCGGCCGATGCCGCCGAACAAATCATGTCCAGCGATTTGCGCCATTTGTATCTCGGCCACTTGAGCCAGCAATGCAATCGGCCCGAACTGGCTCTTGGCGCAGTCCAGCAACGCTTGCAGCAGATTGGCGCGACACACGTCTGCCTCGAATTGACCTCTCAATCTGTCCCCTGTCCCACGCTGGACGTACACTCTTTGAGGAGCGGCGCCCCCGGTCTAATGGCGCCCACGGCAGTTATGGCCATTCGCGAGGTTGCTCGGCACAGTCCCCCGTCTGTGCCGGGCCAAACGTTTTTTTCTCTTGATGACTCGGCGTAGGAAGGCCAGCAGCCCAGCGGCCACATGATTAAGGTTCGCAGGATTACCTCCTTCGATTTGCCGGAGCTGCAGCCCTATCGCACCATGCGCCGGCAAGAGCAGCACCGCGAGCAGGGGATATTCGTCGCCGAAGGCGAGAAGGTTGTCCGCCGATTGCTTGAGAGCAAGCTGCAGGTACTCTCGGTTTTGCTTCCGGAGAAGTGGCTGGTGCTGCTTGAGGCGCAACTGAAACTCAGGCCGGAAGACATCGAGGTTTTCGTCGCTGACAAGGCGCTGCTGGAAACCTTGACCGGTTTTTCAATGTATCAAGGGCTGCTGGCCGTCGGAAAAGTGCCCGCCCCGGTCTCTTTGAGCGATCTACTGGCTCGAAGCAATCAGCCGTATCTGTTGGCGGCAGTGGACAGCTTATCGAGCGCAGAGAACCTCGGCGCAGTGGTGCGGAACTGCGCCGCTTTGGGTGTTCACGGACTGATTGTGGGCGAGACTTGCAGCAGCCCCTTTCTGCGCCGGGCTGTGCGCAGTTCAATGGGAACTGCGTTCCTATTGCCGATGATTGAGACGGAGAGCCTGACCCGAGCGTTAAGCGAGCTGCGCGCGCGCGGTGTGCGCTGTATTGCCGCTCATCCGCGCGAGCCACAGCGCATAGTGGCCCAGGTTGCATTTACTGGTGATTGCTGTGTTGTCTTTGGAAGCGAAGGTTACGGCATTTCGCCTGACATCCTGGCAGCGTGCGATGAAGCCGCCGCCATCCCGATGACGCCCGAAGTCGATTCGTTGAATGTGGGCTGCGCCGCAGCGGTGTTCCTGTACGAAGCCGTTCGCCAGCGCCGCATGCCCTCCTATTTTTTGAACACTGCTCGATAAACCTCGCGAATTGCCCGGCGCCAGTCCGCCACCGCAGTTCGAAATTGCTCCGATGAACCGAAGCCGCAACGGACCGAGACGCGGTAAAAGGGCGCCGGTTCATCGGGTAGAACCGTCTCGCCCTCATAACTCCACCGCCGGAGGATACCCTCGACGCGCCGAAGCTTGCGGTAATTCTCGATGAGTTTCTCCGCGTCGGGCAGCGCTCCCACGGCTTGCGCTCGCTCAAGCGCGCGCAGCGTGTTTGGCTCGTGCCAGCCGCGCTCGATGCAAATCGCCTGGGCGGTGAATTCCGCGTCCACCAACCCGCCCGCACCGGTCTTGATGGCCAGTTCGTCTTTTCCTGAGGGCGTGCGTTCCTTTTGGATTCGCATTCGCATGGCATCCATCTTCTTTTTCCAATCCGGCGTGCACGCAGCAAGGGGAAGGATCAGATGGGTGAAATCGGCAAGTCTGGCAGCGAGTTGTTGGAACCGCGCGCCCAGGTTTAAATTCCCGGCAATCGCCCGGGCACGGGTCAACGTTTGAATCTCCCAAAACTGAGCGCGCTGCCGATAATAGGCCTCATAGGCCTCGAGGCCATTGACCAGCAGCCCTTTTTCACCATCAGGGCGCAGCCGGGCATCGGTGTGGAACAGCAGCCCCTGTTCCGTATGGCGGGAGAGTAAATCCATTAGTTCAATCGCCAAAGGCGCCAGTTTGGCCGGGCTCTTCATACTCGATTCGGTCACGAACACCAAATCCAAATCCGACCCATAATCGATTTCTGCCCCTCCCAATTTGCCCAGGCCAATAACGGCAAAAGGCGGCTTTTTAATCTTGTGACGGCGCATCACCACTTCGATGGCGTATTGGAGGCAGGCATCGGCCAAAGCTGAGAGTTCGCTCAGATACTGCTCTGGGTCTGCCAGGCCTAGAATATCACGCAGGCCGATGCGCATCAGTTCCGCCTGGTGATAACGGCGCAACCATAAACCTTGATCGGCATCGTCAAATCCATGGCGCAGGTCGCGCAGGATTTCCTCGGCGCCTTTGCGTTGCCGCAGCCGGCCGCTGGTGACCAGTTCATCAACCAGGTCCGGGGTGCGAATCGCCCGTTCGGCAAGAAACTCCGATCTGTCGAAAAGGAGCAGCAGCAACTCGAAAATGGCGGGATTGCTGTTCCATAACTGGAACAGAGTCGAGCGAGCGCCGTAGGCGCTAATAAAGCTGTCCAGCCGCGTCACAACCCGGTCCGGGTCCGAGAGCGGGGGCTTTTGCTGAGTTTCGGCGGCGTTTAGTCCTTGCCCTGCATTCGAAGCTGCGTCCCTGCGGCAAAGGCCAAACAATCGGGGCAGCAACTGAAAAGCCAGTTCCTGAGTGCGTGGCGAGACGTGGACATAACCCGGCCCTTCGACAAACTCGCGCAGCATGCGCAACGCCCGGCCAGCATCCTTAAACGAGTATTCCGCCAGGATATTCTTCCACTTCTCTTCGGCCCCCTCAAAGCCAGGCGGAAAAGGCGATGGCCTGCAGAGAGGCTGCGCCGCGCTCTTGAGCGCTTGATTGAATATCTGGCGGACATGGCCGGTGTGGGCCTTCAGCGCTTGCTCGAATTCGGGCAAAGCTGCAAAACCCATCAATCGCGCCAGGCGCTCGCGGGCAGAGCGGTCGATGGGAATGGTATGAGTTTGGCGGTTGTCTTCCATTTGCAACCTGTGCTCGACATCGCGCAGGAAACAATAGGCCACCTGAAGCTGGCGCGAGTTTTGCCCCGATAAGAGGTCGTATTGGACAAGCTTCTTCAACGCGGGGAGCGTTTGGGTTCCCTGAAGGAACGGCTGCCGGCCCGCGTGGAGCAACTGCTGTGATTGGGCGATGAACTCGATTTCCCGAATGCCGCCGCGGCCGAGCTTGACGTTGCGGTCTAACTCATCGGCCTTGAGAATCTCATTTTCGATGCGATCTTTCATTGCGCCAATCTCGTGCAAGACCCCCTGATTAATCGACCGGGGGTAGCGGAAGGGCTGGACCATATCGAGAAATTCGGCTGCCAGCGTTTGATCTCCGGCAACACCGCGCGCTTTGAGCAACATCATGCGTTCCCAGGTTTGGCCCCACTGCGCATAGTAGGTTTCGTAGCTTGGCAATGAACGGCTGAGCGGCCCGGCATCCCCCTCGGGCCTCAAGCGCAAGTCGATTCGATAGAGCGCCCCTTCCGCAGTCAACCGCGTCACCTCGGTTATGAAGGTCTCCGCGAGACGATTGAAGAACTGATGATTGGTAAGAAGCGCCCGGGGCTGCGGGCTGGGTTGGCTAAGGCGGATGCGCTTGGGCTTGGCGTCAGCGCGGTTCGGCTTCCCTGCCGCAGTGGAGGAGAGTTGCGGGGGAGGTTCCTTGAAAACGCTTCCTTCCTCCTCATACACAAACAGCACATCGACATCGGAGCTGTAATTGAGTTCCTGCCCGCCCAGTTTGCCAAGGCCCAAAATGCACCCGGGTGTTTCTTTCCAGGTTCCGGCAGCATCCTGATGGTAAGGGCGGCCATAGCGTTGGGTCTGCTGCAGCAGGCAAAAGTCCCAGACGGTCTCGAGGCACGTGTCGGCCAGGTCTGAAATCTCCTGCATCACATCCCAAGTCGAGCCTAGCCGGGCCAGGTCCCGGGCGCCGATGCGCAGCATCTCGCGCTGATTCAGCTCGCGAACGGCGTCCAATGCCGCGGCGTAATCCTCTCTCTTCAGCCCGGGCACCAGCAGCCGGTCCAAATCCTGGCGCAGCCCCTGCTTGCGACGGGGAAACCTCAACGCCTCTGGAGTAATGGTTTCGAGCCAGTCCGGATGTTTGATGAGCCGCGCACTGAGCGCCTGGGACCCGCTAAATAGGCTCGCAAGAATGCCGGCTTGCTCTGAGGACACTCGCGCCAAAACCCTGCCGGCATCCGTCGCGGCCAGCAGAGCCAGAAAACGTTTTGCCCGCTGCGAATCCGCAGATTCTTTGATCGCTTTGGCCCAAAGGCCTTTTAGCGCATGACGCATAGAGTCGAATGGGCCTGGGTCCTCAGTGGACCAGGGTTTCCAACGTGACAGGCGCAGAGCTTGCCTCGGAGAACGGCTCAAGTTTTGTGAACAGGCCGCGCCAGAACCCGAGTCCATAAAGCACGTGCGTTAAGATGATAAGAGGCATTGCTGCCACGCTTTCAAAGATTTGTCTCAGGGGCGTCCGCTGCCGGCCCGGCTGATTTGTCTCAAATGTCGCAAGCCGGCTTTCTCGCCGCGCGCACAGCGCAAGTCCCTGCCCGAGCAACGCCAAAGCATAAACGGCGAGAGGCGCCAGGAGGATGGCCGCCGGCAGCCACCGCCAAATGAGAGCGGGGAGCAGGAACAGCAGATAAACGCAGAACAGGGGGGGAATGAAATTCAACGCCGAGCCTAAGGTGGGGTGCAACCGGAACTGCTCGGCCCGGCCACGTCCATACGTCAGCAACATCCGGGCGAAGGCCTTCAGACTTGACCTCGGCCGGCGATGGACGAAGAACTGCGGGTCATAAATCAACTTACCGCCGCGCTTTTGTAACTCGTCCATCAGGGCATTCTCCTCGTTGGGATACAGTGCCTCATTGAAGCCCCCCAATTGAACGAGAGCCTCCCGGCGCGACACCAGGTTGCAGAGGATCAGTTCCTTTTCCGTTGTTTCGCGCAACGCGCCCACGGGTGTATAGCGGGCGCGGCTGGGTCCAAAAGCAAGCCAGCTCGCTAATACCGCTGCGAAAACCTGCTCGAGCTCGGGCGCATCCGGCGGGCAGAGGTTGGGGCCTCCCGCCATTTTCACCGCGGGATCGTTGAAATGGGGCACGGCGCGCCGCAGATTGCCTGACCCGGGAACAGAATCATCGTCGAGAAAATAGATCAGTTCCCCGCGAGCAGCCTTTAAGGCGGCGTTGCGCTGGGCCGATGGTTGACGGCCCCGCGCCACGATGACTTCCAGCTTGTCCGCGGGATAATCCAATGCGCGGCTGGCAGTGGCCGCCTTGACCTCTGCCTGCCCGGGCCGGGCCGCAATCAATACGGTGACGCTTGGCAGGTTCATTTCCAGAACTGCCACCAGCGTTTGCGCTTGGGATGCTTCCAGTCTTCGAAGCGCTGAGTCAGGACCGGGGACAGCTTGTCGTAATTCGCCCACGTATCGGCCACGTGCCAGAAACTGGGCAACCCGCGGACAAGGACCTTCTTGTAATCGTCAAAATAAGGACCGCGCTGACCGGCCTGGTCACGATAATAATGCTCGGCAAACGCATTGCCCTCAGGGTTCAAGTCGCGCTCGGAGAACCGCTCGCCGCAGGTGGCCTCGAAAAACTGGCGGCCGGTGATTTCGCGCCGGCGCAGCTTCTCGAGCAGTTCGGCGGATTTCTGGCGGTGAAACTCATTTTCGAGCCCGTTGAGCGCCGCCCAGGCCAAAAACATGCCGATATGGGTTGCCGCGTGCCCTTTGGGCAACGGCTCCTGTTCGCTGCTGTAATCGAAATCCGCTCGGTCGTAGGCCATGGCCGTGAGCGGTGAAATTAACCGGAACGATTGCGGATCGAAAGGTTTTCTGCGAGAATGGTTTTGACAATTAAGGCCCGGGCCTTAGATTTTGCCCCGCTCCGGATGGGGTCGTAGCTCAGTTGGTAGAGCGCCTGAATGGCATTCAGGAGGTCAGGGGTTCGAACCCCCTCGGCTCCACCATCCTTCCAGAGCCTGAAATCAGGCACCCCGGAGGCTGTCAGTGCATACCGAAAGACGAAAGCGTGGAAAAAGGTCATGGATGATGCGGCGGCTAAGAGATCTCTGCATCCAAGGAGTCTCTGATCAGCAACTTCCGGGTGAACCAAAGGCGCCCAGCGGACAATCTCGATCAGAGACTCCTTACGTCGTCTCCTACAAAGATTTGAGCAATTGCCCGCAGCCGAAACTGACGGAAGAGCTTTGCCAGGGGTTTTGGGGTGAAATGAGCGTTGAGGCCGCTGGGATTGGGCAGCACCCAAACCAGGGCGCCGGCTATTCTCTGGGCCTGCTCGCCGACCTTGGCCGCTGGGCGGCCGAAGGCCAGCCGGTAGGCGCTCACACCTAAAATTGCGACCGTCTTGGGCCGATACTTCCTGACTTTCTTTTCAAAGAGCTGCCCGCCGGCCTGTAGCTCTTCCCGGGTCAACTCGTCCGATGCCACAGTGGCCCGCTCGACTAAATTTGTCAGCCCGTATCCACGTCGCAGCAACTCCCCTTCCTGCTCCGGACGCAACAGGCGGTCCGTAAACCCCGAGGCAAAGAGCGCCGGCCAAAACCGGTTGCCTGGGCGGGCAAAGTGATGGCCGGCCCAGGCTGAATACAGGCCCGGATTGATCCCGCAGAAGAGCACCTTGAGTTCGGGCGCTATCACATCCGGCACAATCCCCTCAACTGCCGCAAGCAGTTCTGCCTTCGTCGGCTTGACGGGCGGTGGGATTTGTTCTCTTTTCAACTGTTTTCCTGAGTCTCCCATCAACTCGACGGGCGCGCAAATGCCCGCAATCATTCTGCGCAGCGCCACTGGATGTGCTATTTTGGGAATTATGATTCTAATGCTGAAACTGGCCGTTGCCATTGGGTTTGGGTTTGTCATCCTGGCGCTGCTGTGAAGGCGTTTGGTTATCTGCGTGACAAATTGTGTCTCCTGGCCTGCTCGCTTTATGCGCTCAATCGCTGGGGACTCAAACCCCGGGTGCATAGCGCCTTTCTTCACGACCATTTCAATGACGTGCTCCTGATCCCCTGCGCGCTGCCCGTGTTGCTTCTGCTCCAGCGCATCTTAAAGCTGCGCGAACACGACCTGCCACCCACACCGGGTGAAATCGCCCTGTACCTGGTCGTATGGTCCATCCTTTTCGAGGTCATTGGACCGCGCATCATGCCGCATGCAGTGGGAGACCCTTGGGATGTTGTCTCTTATTTTGCGGGCGGCATCCTGGCCGGCGTGTGGTGGCATCGGGATGCCCTCCTGGCGGGTTGGGCTCACCATGGGCTTTGATCCACTGGCGCCCCATTACCGCTGGATGGAGTTCGTCCTCGCCGGCAACAAGCTCCAACGCTGCCGCACTGCATTTCTGAGCCGGGCAAACCAGGCGCGCAACATCCTGCTGATGGGCGAAGGCAATGGGCGGTTCCTTATCGAGTGCCGGCGGCGGCTCAAACAGGCCCGCATCACTTGCGTGGATAACAGCGGGTGCATGTTGGAATCAGCCCGGGAACGGCTGGTTCGATGCGGGTTGAGCCCGAGCGCTATCGAGTTTATCCAGGCCGACGCGCTGGCGTGGAGCCCGCCTTCCCGGGCCTTCGACCTGATTGCGACCCATTTTTTCCTCGATTGCTTCCAGCCCCATCAACTCGAGCGGATTGTGGCGCTCCTGGCCGGCGCTGCAAGGCCTGGCGCAACCTGGTTGCTGGCCGATTTCCAAATCCCGCCCGCCGGCCTTTCCCGATACCGAGCCAAATTAATCCATTGGACGATGTACAGGTTCTTTCGTGTCGTGACCGGGCTTCCGGCCATGGAATTGACAGCGCCTGAGCCTTTTCTGAACGCCCATGGATTCTTTCTCCAGGAACGGCGCTGCAGCGAATGGGGCCTGCTCCATTCGGACTATTGGCAGGCCGGTCCGCCGGCCAAGAAGCTCGCTGTCCCCTCCCTTGCGCAGGAGAGAGTTCTTTTGCCCGCAGCGCGTCTCATTAGCGCTCCGCGAGAGCCCGGGACCCGTTGAAATTCATTCTGGCTTGGACAGTCTTTGTCCAACTGGCCGCTTTATACTTTGCGCATGAAACTTAGAAGGATTACGCCTGACAAACTCAGCCGCCCGCCCTGGGAACGCATCCAGCTCATTCACCGCCGCATCCAGGAAGGCTCTTATCCCAATTGCGTGGCGTTGGCCGCCGAACTCGAACTCTCGCGGATTACCCTCAAACGCGACGTGCTGTTCATGCGGGATCGATTGCGCTTGCCTATCGAGTATGACGCCACGCGTCATGGATATTATTTTCGAGCCCCTGCCGAACCGCTTCCCGGCGCGGAGGCTGCGCTCAGCCCCAAGACTTATTTGCGCGGCAGTTTCGGGGCGCTCAAGGGCAGGAGCGACTACGAGGTGGCCATCCAACTGGACCCATGGGCGACCGGCCTCGCCCGGGGCCGGCAGTGGCACTCCACCCAGCGCTTCATCGAATTGCCCTGCGGCTGCGCCCAACTCGAACTGCGCCTGAGCAGCCTGGGTGAAATCGAGCCGTGGGTCCTGAGTTGGGGCATGCACGCGACCATCCTGCGCCCTGAAGCCCTGGTGCGGCGTGTAGAGCAGACCGCGCGGGAACTCCTCGAGCGATACGGAGCAGCAGACCACGTGTGAGTGTGAGCATCCAAGGACCTAAAGCCTTCGCGAGCCCAAGGGTCGTTCTCATTCTGCAATCACAATGGAAATACCGGCGAGCCTTTTGGCTGGCACCATCAGCCACCTCCAAGGGACAACCTTGGGGTAAATACCCCATTGCGCAATAGGGCCGAATTCTGTCCCAAACTAATCATGAGAAGGGTCGCTAAAGTCGCTTACGGGGTTTTCTCGATTTCAAAAAATCTTCAAAAATGGTGAAAGATTGTGG
This portion of the Verrucomicrobiia bacterium genome encodes:
- a CDS encoding RNA methyltransferase, coding for MIKVRRITSFDLPELQPYRTMRRQEQHREQGIFVAEGEKVVRRLLESKLQVLSVLLPEKWLVLLEAQLKLRPEDIEVFVADKALLETLTGFSMYQGLLAVGKVPAPVSLSDLLARSNQPYLLAAVDSLSSAENLGAVVRNCAALGVHGLIVGETCSSPFLRRAVRSSMGTAFLLPMIETESLTRALSELRARGVRCIAAHPREPQRIVAQVAFTGDCCVVFGSEGYGISPDILAACDEAAAIPMTPEVDSLNVGCAAAVFLYEAVRQRRMPSYFLNTAR
- a CDS encoding MBL fold metallo-hydrolase, giving the protein MPVRLTILGSGSGGNCAYLETAEARVLIDAGFSLRQIRKRLASIGRIPENLTGILVTHEHSDHVQALAAFSAKLQIPVYCNRPTKEAIEYQLQTRLIARLFTTGASFEVGDMTIETFNIPHDAQDPVGFLIRTSGGDIGFLTDLGHATKLVIERVRRAHVLVLEANHDIKMLQECPHRPWSLKQRILSRHGHLSNVAAADAAEQIMSSDLRHLYLGHLSQQCNRPELALGAVQQRLQQIGATHVCLELTSQSVPCPTLDVHSLRSGAPGLMAPTAVMAIREVARHSPPSVPGQTFFSLDDSA
- the mug gene encoding G/U mismatch-specific DNA glycosylase, producing MGDSGKQLKREQIPPPVKPTKAELLAAVEGIVPDVIAPELKVLFCGINPGLYSAWAGHHFARPGNRFWPALFASGFTDRLLRPEQEGELLRRGYGLTNLVERATVASDELTREELQAGGQLFEKKVRKYRPKTVAILGVSAYRLAFGRPAAKVGEQAQRIAGALVWVLPNPSGLNAHFTPKPLAKLFRQFRLRAIAQIFVGDDVRSL
- a CDS encoding class I SAM-dependent methyltransferase, with the protein product MPSWRVGLTMGFDPLAPHYRWMEFVLAGNKLQRCRTAFLSRANQARNILLMGEGNGRFLIECRRRLKQARITCVDNSGCMLESARERLVRCGLSPSAIEFIQADALAWSPPSRAFDLIATHFFLDCFQPHQLERIVALLAGAARPGATWLLADFQIPPAGLSRYRAKLIHWTMYRFFRVVTGLPAMELTAPEPFLNAHGFFLQERRCSEWGLLHSDYWQAGPPAKKLAVPSLAQERVLLPAARLISAPREPGTR
- a CDS encoding S41 family peptidase, whose protein sequence is MLVQSQPRGVLASPLFLLLLFVSGLGLGWFTALGTLSGRNGLDMPLLGQAWETIHQRYVDQAAVKPRRMTYGAIAGMVDALGDTGHSTFLPPSTVKHLKEMEHGELKGIGVQIQMKGGHVVIVAPLDNSPAQHAGLRAGDVILKVNGQDISGWPPSRVVERITGPAGTQVELTVLSARTGKARQLTITRAAIKLHEVTWQLLPGTAIAHLRIAEFDAGATKDIIGLLPQIQREAEAGIILDLRDDPGGLLDEAVGVTSQFLASGNVLLAKDAKGHITPIPVEKGGQATNTPVVVLINDGTASAAEIVAGALRDAHRATLVGGTTFGTGTVLEQFGLPDGSALLLAVEEWLTPDGHSFWHKGLEPEVAVAMPDDAAPLFPEAERDMTPAQLQSSDDHQLLRAVSLLEHANQRAAK
- a CDS encoding glycosyltransferase family 2 protein — encoded protein: MNLPSVTVLIAARPGQAEVKAATASRALDYPADKLEVIVARGRQPSAQRNAALKAARGELIYFLDDDSVPGSGNLRRAVPHFNDPAVKMAGGPNLCPPDAPELEQVFAAVLASWLAFGPSRARYTPVGALRETTEKELILCNLVSRREALVQLGGFNEALYPNEENALMDELQKRGGKLIYDPQFFVHRRPRSSLKAFARMLLTYGRGRAEQFRLHPTLGSALNFIPPLFCVYLLFLLPALIWRWLPAAILLAPLAVYALALLGQGLALCARRESRLATFETNQPGRQRTPLRQIFESVAAMPLIILTHVLYGLGFWRGLFTKLEPFSEASSAPVTLETLVH
- a CDS encoding DUF2127 domain-containing protein, with translation MRRSNRKTRRRWTRDKLLHLFYLIGIWFKGIDGIFEMIGGGLFLAVSRSALNRIVAMLTQHELVEDPTDWVATHLREAVSHLSSNTKIFGSAYLLAHGAVKVFLVWGGLLRGKLWAFPTAMVFIGVFIGYQAYRIIHQFSLGLLVLTMIDLCVFLLIWREYRRKKHGDA
- a CDS encoding WYL domain-containing protein, with the translated sequence MKLRRITPDKLSRPPWERIQLIHRRIQEGSYPNCVALAAELELSRITLKRDVLFMRDRLRLPIEYDATRHGYYFRAPAEPLPGAEAALSPKTYLRGSFGALKGRSDYEVAIQLDPWATGLARGRQWHSTQRFIELPCGCAQLELRLSSLGEIEPWVLSWGMHATILRPEALVRRVEQTARELLERYGAADHV